One window from the genome of Strix uralensis isolate ZFMK-TIS-50842 chromosome 22, bStrUra1, whole genome shotgun sequence encodes:
- the LOC141953234 gene encoding olfactory receptor 13G1-like: MHPRNLTKVSEFILEGVFDNPHLQGLYIAISLCLYLAAILSNSFVIIATLAHPPLHTPMYFFISNLAILDLVGISSVLPKMLENLILSKNTISFEGCVAQLYTFTFSGSTDLILLTVMSYDRYLAICQPLHYVAMMSKGTCISLMAGVWGIGTVNSLINTLLVAQLDFCGPNLVQNFLCEIPPLLALSCSSTYLSEIMVYMADIILGMGNFLLLILSYCLIIMTILKIQGSAGKWKAFSTCSSHLAIVGLFYSTIIYTYIQPTSAPLKKNKTVSIMYALVTPTLNPLIYSLRNKVIKVAFWKIVPFHKTY, from the coding sequence ATGCATCCACGGAATCTCACCAAGGTCTCTGAATTCATCCTTGAGGGTGTTTTTGACAACCCTCACCTTCAGGGTCTCTATATTGCAATATCTTTGTGTCTCTACCTCGCTGCTATCCTCAGCAACTCCTTTGTCATTATAGCTACCCTTGCCCACCCACCACTTCACACCCCTATGTACTTTTTCATCTCCAACCTGGCCATCCTTGACTTGGTAGGCATCTCCTCAGTTCTGCCCAAGATGTTGGAGAACCTGATCCTGAGCAAGAACACCATCTCCTTTGAGGGCTGTGTAGCACAGCTCTACACCTTCACTTTCTCAGGCTCAACAGACCTTATACTGTTAACAGTCATGTCTTATGACCGGTACCTGGCCATTTGCCAGCCCCTTCACTACGTAGCCATGATGAGCAAGGGGACCTGCATCTCTTTAATGGCTGGCGTCTGGGGAATCGGTACTGTTAATTCCCTCATAAACACTCTTCTTGTAGCACAGCTGGACTTCTGTGGGCCAAATTTAGTCCAAAATTTCTTGTGTGAGATACCCCCGCTCCTTGCCCTGTCCTGCAGCTCAACCTATCTCAGTGAAATCATGGTTTACATGGCAGACATCATCTTAGGCATGGGAAACTTCCTGCTGCTCATCCTCTCCTATTGCCTCATCATCATGACCATCCTGAAAATCCAGGGCTCTGCAGGGAAGTGGAAAgccttctccacctgctcctcaCACCTTGCTATTGTTGGCTTGTTCTACTCCACCATCATCTACACCTATATCCAGCCAACTAGCGctccattaaagaaaaacaaaacagtgagcATTATGTACGCTCTGGTGACTCCCACACTGAACCCTCTGATCTACAGCCTGCGCAACAAAGTGATCAAAGTGGCGTTCTGGAAAATTGTACCATTTCACAAGACATATTAA